A genomic region of Thermodesulfobium narugense DSM 14796 contains the following coding sequences:
- a CDS encoding MFS transporter yields MTEENLSVRGSPNQGLFGATLGFFFGFAAVSLFGPTAIKFKDILELSPQMLGFLVAMPALSGSILRIPFSAWVDSAGGRKPFLTLMIIAIFGLIGLSGLVYLIFKNPLYASQNKTLLYYLILFFGLLSGCGIATFSVGISQVSYWFPQKRQGFALGTYAGLGNLAPGIFSFLLPISLVNLGIINSYFIWLGFLIIGTILYFITGKDSYYFQMLKMGHSREKAMEFAKSCGQELCPAKSLIDSLKLSAKTLRTWLLVALYFTTFGGFMALTAWFPTYWTQYFKVSLFVAGSLTATYSILTSVIRIFGGVIADKIGGINTSIISLVLMAVGSFGILFIRNFDFCVLSMLIMAIGMGVNNAAVFKLVPKMVSNAVGGASGWVGGLGAFGGFVIPPLLGAFVARNGSEGYREGFLVFLLLAIFSIGIDIVLKNMAKE; encoded by the coding sequence CCTACGGCTATAAAGTTTAAGGATATTCTTGAACTTTCTCCTCAAATGCTTGGCTTTTTAGTTGCAATGCCGGCTCTTTCAGGGTCAATTCTTAGGATACCGTTTTCTGCCTGGGTTGACTCTGCTGGAGGGAGAAAGCCTTTTTTGACCTTGATGATTATTGCAATATTTGGGCTCATCGGTCTGTCTGGGCTTGTTTACCTTATTTTTAAAAATCCCTTATACGCCAGTCAAAATAAGACTTTACTTTATTATCTGATCTTGTTCTTTGGATTGTTAAGCGGCTGTGGAATTGCAACTTTTTCTGTAGGCATATCTCAAGTCTCGTATTGGTTTCCACAAAAAAGGCAAGGCTTTGCACTTGGAACTTATGCGGGGTTAGGGAATCTTGCCCCTGGAATATTTTCATTTTTGCTGCCAATTAGCCTTGTAAATCTCGGGATAATCAATTCATATTTTATATGGCTTGGATTCTTGATAATTGGTACAATACTTTACTTTATAACTGGAAAAGATTCATATTACTTTCAGATGCTAAAAATGGGACACAGCAGAGAAAAAGCAATGGAATTTGCAAAAAGCTGTGGTCAGGAGCTTTGTCCTGCTAAAAGTTTGATAGACAGTTTGAAGTTGTCTGCAAAAACTTTAAGAACCTGGTTGCTTGTAGCTCTTTATTTTACCACATTCGGCGGGTTTATGGCCTTGACAGCTTGGTTTCCTACTTATTGGACCCAGTACTTTAAAGTAAGCCTCTTTGTAGCAGGGTCATTAACTGCAACGTATTCAATACTTACCTCTGTTATAAGGATATTCGGCGGAGTTATTGCAGACAAGATTGGTGGCATAAATACATCTATAATTTCGCTCGTTCTTATGGCGGTGGGCTCTTTTGGAATATTGTTTATTAGAAATTTTGATTTTTGTGTATTGTCCATGCTCATTATGGCGATAGGTATGGGGGTGAACAATGCTGCTGTGTTCAAATTAGTTCCAAAAATGGTCTCAAACGCTGTAGGAGGTGCTTCTGGATGGGTCGGCGGATTGGGAGCATTTGGCGGCTTTGTAATACCACCTTTACTCGGGGCCTTTGTTGCAAGGAATGGTTCCGAGGGTTATAGAGAAGGGTTTTTGGTCTTTCTTTTGCTCGCAATTTTCTCGATCGGTATCGATATTGTTTTAAAGAATATGGCTAAAGAGTAA
- the narJ gene encoding nitrate reductase molybdenum cofactor assembly chaperone: MNFSEFMKVLSFLLRYPDDNYRLEIEKFESNAKSLNLYKYLKDFIAYYRGKPTLDLQEYYVDTFDLTPQNSLCMLDHMLLNNSQKGIELINIKSLYNEIGFSLKNNELPDYIPLFIEYLSHIEKGTALELLSKYELAFQSLYSSLLKSKSPYCSLFEIFLDKEALDELF; encoded by the coding sequence ATGAATTTTTCAGAATTTATGAAGGTACTTTCTTTTCTCTTGAGATATCCAGATGATAACTATAGATTAGAGATCGAAAAATTTGAATCTAATGCAAAGAGTCTAAATTTATACAAATATCTCAAAGACTTTATAGCTTATTATAGAGGTAAACCCACCCTGGATTTGCAGGAATATTATGTAGATACCTTTGACCTCACACCTCAAAATTCTCTTTGTATGTTAGATCACATGCTCTTAAACAACTCTCAAAAGGGTATTGAATTGATTAATATAAAATCTCTTTACAATGAAATTGGTTTTAGTTTAAAAAATAATGAATTGCCTGACTACATTCCTCTATTCATTGAATATCTCTCCCATATAGAAAAAGGAACTGCTTTAGAACTTTTGAGCAAATATGAATTGGCTTTCCAGAGTCTATATTCAAGCCTTTTGAAATCGAAAAGCCCATATTGCAGTTTGTTTGAGATATTTTTAGATAAGGAGGCGTTAGATGAGTTATTTTGA
- the narI gene encoding respiratory nitrate reductase subunit gamma: protein MSYFDYLIFLFYPYVVLSIFVSVSIFRFFYRPYNWKTASSEIFEDKILKLGSNLFHFGILALFLGHLFGLLTPERVFQFVGLSSGVHQMIEIAFGSVFGAITIIGVLLLIFRRLTNKLVLATSTSMDIFVLLWIFFTLCVGMMCVIYSFLFERDGHLLLYLSQYVKNLLTFRFQAINYLNMIPVIYRVHMFLGFTLFLILPFSRLVHIFSGFALPIYLVRKTQIIVKKF, encoded by the coding sequence ATGAGTTATTTTGATTATCTTATTTTTTTATTTTATCCTTATGTCGTTTTGAGCATATTTGTATCTGTGAGCATATTTAGATTTTTTTACAGGCCCTATAATTGGAAAACAGCTTCAAGCGAGATCTTTGAGGACAAAATATTAAAGTTAGGAAGCAACCTATTTCACTTTGGCATCCTGGCGTTGTTTTTGGGGCACCTATTTGGCCTTTTGACTCCTGAGAGAGTTTTTCAGTTTGTAGGACTATCAAGCGGCGTTCATCAGATGATAGAGATAGCTTTTGGTTCTGTTTTTGGAGCTATAACAATTATTGGAGTTTTGTTACTAATATTTAGAAGGCTTACTAATAAATTAGTTTTAGCGACATCAACTTCGATGGATATCTTCGTTCTATTGTGGATATTTTTTACTCTGTGTGTAGGTATGATGTGCGTAATTTATTCTTTTCTATTTGAGAGAGATGGACATCTTTTGCTGTACCTATCTCAGTATGTAAAAAATCTCTTAACCTTTAGATTTCAGGCAATAAACTATTTAAATATGATTCCTGTGATTTATAGAGTCCATATGTTTTTAGGCTTCACTTTGTTTCTTATACTGCCATTTAGTAGACTTGTACATATATTTAGTGGTTTTGCTCTGCCAATTTATTTAGTTAGAAAGACTCAGATAATAGTAAAAAAATTTTGA
- a CDS encoding FprA family A-type flavoprotein: protein MSIKKISEGVWSLRSIDWDRRIFDELISLPYGTTYNAYLVRGSEKCALIDSTDPTKTYELINDLKRLNVRVDYVISNHAEQDHSGSIGDVLNLNPDAMVVTNSRCKDFLIDLLHIDGDRFLVVKDGDKLELGSKTLQFKITPWVHWPETMITLLEEEKILFTCDFLGSHIATSELYVTDESLVYLAAKRYYSEVMMPFRNNIKKNIEVVKDLAPKIIAPSHGPVYQDPRFIISATEDWISDRVKNLVLIPYVSMHGSTKILVERLVQCLIDLNIEVMQFSLTKTDVGEIATHMVDAATIVLATPTILLGPHPAAVYAAYLVAALKPKTKYFGLIGSYGWGSKVVDIISNVLSPLKPHIINPVLIKGMPNDEDLKKIDDLANQIHELHKNL, encoded by the coding sequence ATGTCTATTAAGAAGATTTCAGAAGGCGTTTGGTCTTTGAGGTCTATTGATTGGGACAGAAGGATCTTTGATGAGCTTATTTCTTTGCCATACGGGACTACCTATAACGCATACCTTGTAAGAGGCAGCGAAAAATGTGCTCTTATTGATAGCACAGATCCTACGAAAACGTATGAACTAATAAACGATCTCAAGAGACTAAACGTGAGAGTGGATTATGTAATCTCGAATCACGCTGAGCAAGATCATAGCGGTTCAATTGGTGACGTATTGAATCTCAATCCTGATGCCATGGTTGTAACCAATTCCAGATGTAAAGACTTTCTAATTGATTTGTTACATATAGATGGCGATAGATTTTTGGTGGTAAAGGATGGCGACAAGCTTGAACTTGGCTCAAAAACCCTGCAATTTAAGATAACCCCATGGGTGCACTGGCCAGAGACTATGATAACCCTTCTGGAAGAAGAAAAGATACTTTTTACATGCGATTTTCTTGGTTCGCACATCGCAACCAGCGAGCTTTATGTGACTGATGAATCACTTGTATATCTGGCTGCAAAGAGATATTACTCAGAAGTAATGATGCCATTTAGAAACAATATCAAAAAGAACATTGAAGTTGTAAAGGATCTTGCTCCAAAAATTATTGCTCCAAGTCACGGTCCAGTTTATCAAGATCCAAGATTTATAATAAGTGCTACCGAAGATTGGATATCTGACAGAGTAAAGAATCTTGTTTTGATACCATACGTTTCTATGCATGGAAGTACTAAAATATTGGTCGAAAGACTCGTCCAGTGCTTAATAGATCTTAACATTGAAGTAATGCAGTTTAGTTTAACAAAAACTGATGTGGGAGAAATAGCTACTCATATGGTTGATGCTGCGACTATTGTTTTAGCTACTCCTACAATATTGCTTGGCCCTCATCCTGCAGCTGTTTATGCTGCTTATTTAGTAGCTGCTCTTAAACCAAAAACAAAATATTTTGGTTTGATAGGCTCATACGGTTGGGGTTCAAAGGTAGTGGATATTATTTCTAATGTACTTTCACCCCTGAAACCTCACATAATAAACCCAGTTCTCATAAAGGGGATGCCAAACGATGAAGATCTAAAAAAGATAGACGATTTGGCTAATCAAATACATGAGCTACACAAAAACTTGTAA
- a CDS encoding ferredoxin, producing MKAHVNETLCIGCGTCEAICPDVFKLEGAVAKVISETCNDCCQSAKESCPVEAIWLE from the coding sequence ATGAAAGCACATGTGAATGAAACCTTGTGTATTGGTTGTGGAACCTGTGAAGCGATTTGTCCTGATGTATTCAAACTTGAAGGCGCTGTAGCAAAAGTCATCTCCGAAACCTGTAATGATTGTTGCCAAAGCGCCAAAGAATCCTGCCCAGTTGAGGCTATATGGTTAGAGTAA
- a CDS encoding Rossmann-like domain-containing protein, producing MLLKSLKKKWWKRVVDMNLQRENINVEIRGLTPKEAIGEPQRDDFPLLKGKEFLIQAKIKESIGQAFTSTPSKYVGHLEEISRLNESQEQNRALIVAAINATYRFLGLLNNTIHCKDEGPELCAKRTLEHFKDNFKNLKIAVVGYQPAFVSTLSKHFDIRVTDMDPENIDKFKNGILIESYKLNKEIIKKSDVVFMTGSTLVNGSIDELIGYSSGKEVIFFGTTCAALAYEFGFKRLCFQSS from the coding sequence GTGCTTCTTAAATCTTTAAAAAAGAAGTGGTGGAAAAGGGTAGTTGATATGAATCTTCAAAGAGAGAACATAAACGTAGAGATTAGAGGACTTACTCCAAAGGAGGCAATTGGAGAGCCACAAAGAGACGATTTTCCCTTGTTAAAGGGAAAAGAATTTTTAATTCAAGCTAAAATAAAGGAGTCAATTGGTCAAGCGTTTACTTCAACTCCATCTAAGTACGTTGGGCATCTTGAAGAGATAAGTAGATTAAACGAGTCGCAAGAACAAAATAGAGCATTAATTGTTGCAGCTATTAATGCTACCTATAGATTTTTAGGACTCTTAAATAACACTATTCACTGTAAAGATGAAGGACCAGAGCTTTGTGCTAAGAGGACATTAGAGCATTTCAAAGACAACTTTAAAAATTTAAAAATTGCTGTTGTTGGATATCAGCCAGCTTTTGTATCGACCCTTTCGAAACACTTTGATATAAGAGTGACCGATATGGACCCAGAAAACATTGACAAATTTAAAAATGGAATTTTAATCGAGTCATATAAGTTAAATAAAGAGATAATAAAGAAAAGCGATGTGGTTTTTATGACGGGTTCAACCTTAGTAAATGGTTCTATTGATGAACTAATTGGGTATAGTTCAGGCAAAGAGGTTATTTTCTTTGGGACTACATGTGCCGCTCTTGCTTATGAATTCGGCTTTAAAAGGCTTTGTTTTCAGAGTAGCTAA
- a CDS encoding linear amide C-N hydrolase: MPGNSRNVFVIILILCVVLYTGSITFACTAVVLHGKDIIAARNFDWTNGQAFVVRHDRGVKKEADFLQDNDDDDFNSVQWVSKYGSITFDVVETSLLYGQISIPVDGINEKGFWVSSLWLDDNDGKTSSNIDFKKASINNWKLVEYLLDNCADVNDALKAIKNVQIINFNYADMSVNLHYIMADSSGNVAIVDILPDSKVIIHKNPEFDILTNNFYQLSLDNLKKYKGFGGELVLPKDAEANSENRFVEAAILYNDLKKYHKDSICDAFKIMRATAQNDLSELPYEGITQWTVGYDLTKKIIYWYSRTKDAKKFIKISDIDFSKPQKIKPLDINDVLVGNVTDYFKTGANSLPNKKHKFLFFLFNSISNDNR; encoded by the coding sequence TTGCCTGGTAACTCAAGAAATGTATTTGTAATAATTCTAATTCTTTGCGTGGTGTTATATACAGGTTCTATTACATTTGCCTGTACAGCAGTTGTTTTGCATGGGAAAGACATAATTGCAGCAAGAAATTTTGATTGGACTAATGGCCAGGCTTTTGTGGTGAGACACGATAGAGGGGTTAAAAAGGAAGCAGATTTTTTACAGGACAACGATGATGATGACTTTAACAGCGTTCAATGGGTTTCAAAATATGGCAGTATAACTTTTGACGTTGTTGAAACCAGTCTTTTGTACGGTCAGATAAGTATTCCTGTAGATGGAATAAACGAGAAGGGCTTTTGGGTCTCCTCGTTGTGGCTTGATGATAACGATGGAAAGACTTCAAGTAATATAGACTTTAAAAAGGCTTCTATAAACAATTGGAAATTGGTAGAATATCTTCTTGATAACTGTGCAGATGTAAATGATGCATTAAAAGCTATCAAAAATGTTCAGATAATTAACTTTAACTATGCTGATATGTCAGTTAACCTGCACTATATTATGGCTGATAGCTCAGGTAATGTTGCAATAGTAGATATATTGCCCGATAGCAAGGTTATAATCCATAAAAATCCTGAATTTGATATCCTAACAAACAATTTTTATCAGTTAAGTTTAGATAACTTAAAGAAATATAAAGGCTTTGGAGGAGAATTAGTCTTGCCAAAAGATGCTGAAGCAAATAGCGAGAACAGGTTTGTAGAGGCAGCAATTTTATATAACGATTTGAAAAAGTATCATAAAGATTCTATTTGTGATGCATTCAAGATTATGAGAGCAACTGCTCAAAATGACTTATCTGAGTTACCTTATGAGGGGATTACCCAGTGGACAGTGGGATACGATCTAACAAAGAAAATAATTTATTGGTATTCGAGAACCAAGGATGCCAAAAAATTCATAAAAATTTCTGATATTGATTTCTCAAAGCCTCAAAAAATAAAACCTCTTGATATAAACGATGTGCTTGTAGGCAACGTTACAGACTATTTTAAAACGGGGGCAAATTCTTTGCCGAACAAAAAGCATAAATTTTTGTTTTTTTTATTTAATTCTATTTCAAACGACAATCGTTGA
- a CDS encoding class I SAM-dependent methyltransferase — MNTWDPENYDNKVHFVSEFGKEVLKLLSPMSGEIILDLGCGTGDLTYEIYRLGAIPIGVDCSTTMIERARKKYPEIKFFVDFAESFRLKDPVDAVFSNAVLHWVKKASLAIESIYLALKGGGRFVAEFGGRGNVDSVIKAICKVLSRYEIDAAKLNPWFYPSVEEYASLLENQGFKTIEAYLFDRPTRLKGKEKGLRDWLDIFFGVFFEKLSLDEKEEAYKSIEEILRPTLFIDGNWVVDYVRLRVKAVKI, encoded by the coding sequence TTGAACACGTGGGATCCAGAAAATTATGATAATAAAGTGCACTTTGTTAGTGAATTTGGGAAAGAAGTACTCAAACTATTGTCCCCAATGTCAGGTGAGATCATCTTAGATCTTGGTTGTGGAACTGGTGACTTAACTTATGAAATATATAGGTTAGGAGCTATTCCTATTGGGGTAGATTGTTCCACTACCATGATTGAAAGAGCACGCAAAAAATATCCTGAAATAAAATTTTTCGTAGATTTTGCTGAAAGTTTTCGATTAAAAGATCCTGTTGATGCAGTCTTTTCTAATGCTGTTCTTCACTGGGTAAAAAAAGCTTCTTTAGCAATTGAATCAATTTATCTTGCTTTAAAAGGAGGCGGCAGGTTTGTGGCCGAATTTGGGGGCAGGGGCAATGTAGATAGTGTAATAAAAGCAATTTGTAAAGTGTTGTCGAGATATGAAATTGATGCTGCCAAACTTAACCCTTGGTTTTATCCTTCTGTTGAAGAGTATGCTTCATTGCTTGAAAATCAAGGCTTTAAGACAATAGAAGCATATCTATTTGATAGACCAACCAGACTCAAAGGAAAAGAGAAAGGCTTAAGGGATTGGCTTGATATATTTTTTGGAGTATTTTTTGAAAAATTATCTCTTGATGAGAAAGAAGAAGCATATAAATCTATTGAAGAAATCCTTAGGCCTACTTTATTTATAGATGGGAATTGGGTTGTAGACTATGTGCGACTAAGGGTCAAAGCTGTAAAAATATAG
- a CDS encoding electron transfer flavoprotein subunit beta/FixA family protein, with product MHSLVFIKQVPDAAQVRVDYHTGTLIREGVPAIINPYDAHAIEAAVQVKDKFGGIVSVLSMGPPMAEEALRKALSMGADKAYLLCDRVFAGSDTWATSYALWVGAQKIIEENGPVNIFWAGKQAIDGDTAQTGPGLATRFNIPLVTCAIKIIEVNPEKGYVIAQRLIEGGFETLQVSMPCMITTEKELNTLRFSPLPDLIRAAKSEIHVLNSNNVKIDPTKCGLKSSPTKVKRVFVPSKRERGETIEASIDDLARVLFEKLEPVLKQMGRI from the coding sequence GTGCACTCTTTAGTTTTTATCAAACAAGTTCCAGATGCAGCTCAAGTTAGAGTGGACTATCATACAGGCACTTTGATTAGAGAAGGTGTTCCTGCAATAATCAATCCTTATGACGCTCACGCCATTGAGGCAGCTGTTCAAGTAAAAGATAAATTTGGGGGAATAGTTTCGGTTTTAAGTATGGGCCCACCAATGGCTGAAGAGGCTCTAAGGAAGGCCCTCTCCATGGGAGCAGATAAGGCATATCTTCTTTGTGATAGGGTTTTTGCAGGATCTGATACCTGGGCTACAAGTTACGCTTTATGGGTTGGAGCACAAAAGATTATAGAAGAAAATGGACCAGTCAATATATTCTGGGCTGGGAAGCAGGCTATTGACGGTGATACTGCTCAAACTGGTCCTGGTTTGGCAACTCGCTTTAATATACCGCTTGTGACATGTGCTATAAAGATAATAGAAGTAAATCCTGAGAAGGGTTATGTAATAGCTCAGAGACTAATAGAGGGAGGTTTTGAAACTCTTCAGGTTTCTATGCCGTGTATGATTACTACAGAAAAAGAGTTAAATACCCTTAGATTTTCTCCTCTCCCAGATTTAATTAGGGCTGCAAAGTCAGAGATACACGTGCTTAACTCAAATAATGTGAAAATTGATCCAACAAAGTGTGGTTTAAAAAGCTCTCCTACAAAAGTAAAGAGAGTTTTTGTCCCTTCTAAGAGGGAGAGAGGGGAAACTATTGAAGCAAGCATTGACGATTTGGCAAGAGTTTTATTTGAGAAATTAGAACCTGTTTTAAAACAAATGGGTAGAATATAG
- a CDS encoding electron transfer flavoprotein subunit alpha/FixB family protein, with product MTHNISEYKDVWVFIEHDSGKIEHVSLELLTKGRQLAKDIGCKICAFTVGDNVEIFSERLAEYGAEKFYFIESPVLKEYRTEPYRDSLLYLIEKYKPEIILIGATTLGRDIAAPLATKLDTGLTADTTALDIDFESDAKNLLMTRPTFGGNLMAVIYCPDNRPQMSTVRPGVFQATKNPINNIEKIREEFELLEDKIPKKILEKVKSDSDKVNLSFYDVIVAGGRGIGKKENIKLLEDLARTLGGTWAVSRKVVQMGWAPYSRQVGQTGQTVHPKIYIAAGISGAIQHLAGMKSSEIIIAINKDPQAPIFDIATYGIVGDAIEILPRLTQFFGNKLKAGGSKR from the coding sequence ATGACTCATAATATTAGCGAATATAAAGATGTATGGGTTTTTATAGAACATGATAGTGGAAAAATTGAACACGTTTCTTTAGAGTTACTAACGAAAGGTCGCCAATTGGCGAAGGATATAGGGTGTAAAATTTGTGCCTTCACTGTAGGCGATAACGTTGAAATTTTTTCTGAAAGATTGGCTGAATATGGTGCCGAGAAATTTTATTTTATTGAAAGTCCTGTGCTTAAAGAGTATAGAACGGAGCCCTATAGAGATAGTCTTCTTTATCTGATTGAAAAATATAAGCCTGAGATAATATTAATAGGGGCTACCACCCTTGGCAGAGATATAGCAGCACCGCTTGCAACAAAACTTGATACAGGGTTAACTGCTGATACTACAGCGTTAGATATAGATTTTGAATCAGATGCAAAAAATTTATTAATGACCCGTCCTACCTTTGGTGGAAACCTTATGGCTGTAATATATTGTCCTGACAACAGGCCTCAGATGTCCACAGTAAGGCCGGGGGTTTTTCAGGCAACGAAAAATCCGATAAATAATATAGAAAAGATTAGGGAAGAATTTGAACTCTTAGAGGATAAAATACCAAAAAAAATCTTAGAAAAAGTTAAGAGCGATTCCGATAAAGTTAATTTGAGCTTTTACGACGTAATAGTGGCAGGGGGCAGGGGTATAGGGAAAAAGGAAAATATAAAACTTCTAGAAGATCTAGCGAGAACTTTGGGTGGTACATGGGCTGTATCAAGAAAGGTAGTTCAGATGGGATGGGCTCCATATTCAAGGCAGGTAGGGCAAACTGGCCAAACTGTTCACCCAAAGATTTATATTGCTGCAGGGATATCTGGTGCTATTCAACATCTGGCTGGGATGAAATCTTCTGAAATTATTATTGCCATCAATAAAGATCCTCAAGCCCCAATATTTGACATAGCAACTTATGGAATTGTTGGAGACGCTATAGAGATTTTACCAAGGCTAACTCAATTTTTTGGTAATAAGCTAAAAGCTGGAGGTTCAAAAAGATGA
- a CDS encoding FAD-dependent oxidoreductase has translation MRKNDFDVIIVGAGPAGLAAGYVLAKEGINVAIIERGIFPGSKNVMGGIFYRSSLDDLIPDFYKEAPLERHIIEQKVWFLSDDSMFSAGLKSERYNVEPYNCFSVFRAKFDKWFAKKVSDASAMIINETVVRELILKRGKVVGVRTDRPNGDLYCDVVISAEGVNSFLPKSLGLRKKINANNVALGVKEVIELPDKVINDRFGVSNSSEGVTIEITGPYFNEMRAMGFVYTNRNSLSVGIGAVIEDLVRLKMNPNDLLETLKSHPAIKPLVSGGETKEYMAHMIPEGGYYSMPKLYHDGFMVVGDAAMLVNSIHREGANLAIESGKLAAKTYIEARKKGDFSQRALSAYQKRLEESFVLKDLKTYKNLPKLLEEKKYLISKYPKFLIDAMYEIYNVDRVPKSEKIKLILNKAKKEIGYFSIIKDIFSVWRNLR, from the coding sequence ATGAGAAAGAATGATTTTGACGTAATAATAGTAGGGGCAGGACCTGCAGGACTTGCTGCTGGTTATGTTTTAGCTAAAGAGGGAATAAACGTTGCTATTATAGAACGTGGTATTTTTCCAGGTTCCAAAAACGTCATGGGTGGTATATTTTATAGGAGTTCCTTAGATGACTTGATACCTGATTTTTATAAAGAAGCACCGCTAGAAAGACATATAATTGAGCAAAAAGTCTGGTTTTTGTCGGATGATTCAATGTTTTCTGCAGGGTTAAAGAGCGAGAGGTATAACGTTGAGCCATACAATTGTTTTAGTGTGTTCAGGGCAAAATTTGATAAGTGGTTTGCAAAAAAGGTGTCAGATGCCTCTGCGATGATAATAAATGAGACGGTAGTAAGAGAGCTAATTTTGAAAAGGGGAAAAGTAGTTGGTGTAAGAACTGATAGACCAAATGGAGATCTTTATTGTGATGTTGTGATTTCGGCCGAAGGGGTGAATTCCTTTTTGCCAAAATCTCTTGGTCTGAGAAAGAAGATTAATGCAAATAACGTTGCTCTTGGCGTAAAAGAAGTTATAGAGTTACCAGATAAAGTTATAAACGATAGATTTGGAGTTTCAAACTCTTCTGAGGGAGTTACTATAGAGATAACTGGTCCCTATTTTAACGAAATGAGAGCAATGGGATTTGTTTATACTAATAGGAACTCTTTGTCTGTAGGTATAGGAGCAGTTATAGAAGATTTGGTAAGGCTTAAGATGAATCCTAACGATTTGCTCGAAACTTTAAAAAGTCATCCTGCAATAAAACCCTTAGTTAGTGGTGGCGAAACTAAAGAGTATATGGCTCACATGATCCCAGAAGGTGGATATTATTCAATGCCGAAATTGTATCACGATGGCTTTATGGTTGTAGGAGATGCAGCTATGCTGGTAAACAGCATCCACAGAGAAGGAGCAAATCTCGCAATTGAATCCGGAAAACTTGCTGCAAAAACATATATTGAGGCAAGAAAGAAAGGGGATTTTTCGCAAAGGGCGTTGAGTGCTTATCAGAAAAGGCTTGAAGAATCTTTTGTATTGAAAGATTTAAAAACGTATAAAAATTTGCCAAAATTATTAGAAGAAAAAAAATACCTTATTTCAAAGTATCCGAAATTTTTGATAGATGCTATGTATGAAATATACAATGTAGATAGAGTTCCAAAATCAGAGAAAATAAAGTTAATTTTAAATAAAGCAAAAAAAGAAATTGGATACTTTAGCATTATAAAAGACATATTTAGTGTTTGGAGGAACTTAAGATGA
- a CDS encoding ferredoxin family protein, whose protein sequence is MRIEDKLYLIGYNIDEEESHLGISDPNECKRCQGRPCTYVCPAGVYSYDDEEEKLSINYDACVECGTCRIVCSYITWRYPRGGFGVQYKFG, encoded by the coding sequence ATGAGAATTGAGGATAAGCTTTATTTGATAGGTTACAATATAGATGAAGAAGAAAGCCACCTGGGAATAAGCGATCCAAATGAATGTAAGAGATGCCAGGGAAGACCCTGTACATATGTTTGCCCGGCAGGAGTTTATTCCTATGACGATGAAGAGGAAAAGCTCTCTATTAACTACGATGCATGTGTCGAATGTGGTACTTGTAGAATCGTTTGTAGCTATATTACCTGGAGATATCCAAGAGGGGGATTTGGCGTACAGTACAAGTTTGGTTAG